Part of the Methanobacteriaceae archaeon genome, AATAAGGAACATTTTCATAGGCCCTTTTAACCACATCCTGCAGTCTTTCCAGTTGCAGTTCTTCTATTTCTTCTCGAGACGCACATTCGATTTTCTCATTCCAGATCATATTCAATCTCCTGGCCATTAATTAAATTAAGAATCACTTTTCAACTTTTTCTATTACATGGAAACTGTTTATCACTTTATCCATCTCATTTTTATATTCCAGAAGCGGATCATCAAATACGAAAATTAAGAAATATGCTGTATTATTCTTTTTGAAAGCTATTCCTCTGGTTGTGAAAACAGTATCTCCTGGTTTGTAGTTTGCTTCAAGTTCATAGGCCGTGGTGTTATCAATGGTCAGATCACCTTCATAGTAGATCATCCCATTTTTTAGAATATTAGACCTCCAAGCTGCTACCAGATAGGTGAAGTTTTGCAGCCCTAAATCCTGTTTAAAGATGGTAAAACTATTATTTTCATTTTTTGAAACAGTTACTATGAATTTGTACTGATTAGTGCTGTTACCAGTGCGGGTAACATTCCAACCCTCTGGATAGTCAAAAGATATGTTTCCATCTGAATAATGATTTTGGAAAGTAGTGAAATTGTTGGTAGTATTGTTGGTGAAGTTGTTAGGTCTATCAGCAGCAGACCAAACAGCAATGGAAATTATTATAATTATTAAAATTGCAAGGCCAACCAGGCTTAATAATGGCCTTTCACTCACAATCTGTTTAGCATTTTTTAGAAGATCTACTTTGGATTCTGTTTTCTTTTCAGTATCAGGAGTTCTCAGTTTCAGAGGCCCATCATTTTTATTTGCATCTTCCTTTGTCTTTGATTTAAGGGAAGTAACTTTATTTTTAATGCCAGTTTCTGGTTTATTAATTTTAAGAGAACCTAACTTTTCCTTAATAAGGTTGATGTTTAGTTTTTCTAATTTAAGAGAACCTTCCTTCTCCTGTTTACTAGTTCCTGGCTTTCTCAGTTTTGGGGGGATTTTTTCGCTCAAAAAATTCACACTCTCAAGTGATTCCCTTTTATCTTATTTGATTTAAAGGTAATTTAACCCTATCTAAAACCATATTTAACCTAGTAGATATGAGAGCATTTGATCCCAAGCATTATTTAAATTTGTAGATAAGTAACAACCCTAAATCTTTTTATCATATCTTATTTATTGTTTATATTAAAAAATTCGTTAGTTATTTATAATCTTCTTTCCCTCATTAATCATTGTTAATAATGATAAACTTTTAACAAGGAGGTTGTGATTTCATGGATTTACTGATACTGAGTCTTGTTGTTTTGATTTATATCATGATAACTGGTTATGTGGGATATGTGGCCTGGCGCAGAACAAAAAGTGCAGATGATTATCTGGTTGCAGGTAGAAAAACACATCCCTTCATAATGGCCCTGAGTTATGGGGCCACATTCATCAGCACTGCAGCTATTGTGGGATTTGGTGGGGTAGCTGCTAACTATGGTATGGGTATACTCTGGCTGGTCTTTTTAAATATCATTGTCGGAATATTCATCGCCTTCGTATTCTTTGGAAAACGTACACGTAAAATGGGACACAATTTGGGTGCTTTAACCTTTCCTGAATTTTTATCCAAACGTTTTGACAGTCGATTCATACAGTTCTTCTCCGGTGCAGTGATATTCATTGGGATGCCACTTTATGCTTCGGTAGTATTGATCGGAATGGCCCGATTTGTGGAGACCACCTTACAAGTGGATTATAACATAGCATTAGTTGTGATGGCGGTCATTGTGGCCTTATATGTTATTTTTGGCGGTATAAGGGGTGTGATGTACACCGATGCCCTGCAGGGAAGTATAATGTTTTTTGGTATGATATTTTTACTCATTGCCATCTACTGGATACTAGGTGGAGTGACTGATGCCAACCAAGCCCTAACCAACCTGGTGAATGTGGTACCTGCCAATGCAACAGCAGCGGCCAAATCCACAGGATTCACAGGATGGACATCCATGCCCGCCATGGGAAGCCCATTCTGGTGGACACTGGTCTCTAGCCTAATTTTGGGGGTGGGTATCGGTGTTTTATCCCAACCACAACTGGTAGTCAGATTTATGACTGTCAAATCAAACAAGGAATTAAACAGAGGAGTACTAATCGGAGGATTATTTATATTTGTGATCACCTTCGGTGCCTATGTGGTAGGTGCACTTTCCAATGTCTATTTCTTCCAGACAACAGGACAGACTGCAGTGCAGGTGGCAGGAGGTAATTTGGACAAGGTTATCCCTGCATTTATCACTGCAGCAATGCCTTTATGGTTCACATACCTTTTTATGGTAACCCTTTTATCCGCAGCCATGTCCACACTATCAGCACAGTTCCATGTGCAGGGAACTGCCTTGGGAAGAGATGTATACGAGACTGTACTTCAAAAAACAGGAGGATCCTCAGTAAGGGTGGCTAGAATGGGAATAGTTATAGCCGTGGTTATTGCAGTTATTCTGGGATTCATCTTACCAGCCAGTATAGTGGCCGTAGGAACTGCTATATGGTTTGGGATAACTGCAGCAGCATTCCTGGCAATTTATGTGGCAGCTCTATACTGGAAACGTGCTACAAGAGAAGGGGCAATTGCAGGATTAGTATCAGGAGCAGTTGTAAGCCTCATATGGTTAGTATTCGGCTTTAAAAAATCTGCAGAAGCTTTAGGAGTTTCCAAAGCTTTAATAGGACAAACCACGATTATAACCACGTTGCCCTGGCCCACAGTGGATCCCATGATTGTAGCCCTTCCCGTGGCCATATTGATGACTATAGTGGTCAGTTTGCTCACCAAACCTCCTGAAAAGGAATTCCTGGATAAGTGTTTTGAGGGAGTTGATGGCTAGGGATAATTATCCCTTTTAAAAGGGGAATAACACTAGATTATTCCCTATCTTAGATTTTTATGAAAATTAGTGTATTTCCATTTGAAAAAAATAAAATAAATAGCTGGGATGAAATCTTCCGAAATCCATGTCCGGTCAGTTTATATACTTTCAAAACAGGTTCTGTGTTCATAAACAGGAAGGGTGCCCTTAATCCTCATCATCCCCATGACAGATTAGTAACTGATGAGAAATTAGAGGTACCAATACTGGTTCACTGGATTCATCATGAAGAGATGGGTGATTTTCTTTTAGATGCCGGTTTGGACAGCTCATATATCAATGATCCAAAAGGAGGTTTAAGGGGATCTTCAGTTGATGAATTTCAACTGGAAATGCATGAAAATATTTCCTATCACATATCAAAACATAATATAAATCTTCAAATGGTATTTTTAAGCCATCTTCACCCAGACCATGCAGCTGGAGTTAGAGAACTTCCCAAAAACATCCCCTACGTTATAAGTAAAGGAGAATATCAGGAATATCACCCTGAGATCCATGGTGATTTTTTGGAAGGACTGGAAGAATTACATGAAATTGATTTCTCTAAGGCCTCTGAAATTCCACCCTTTGATCATTGCGTAGATATTCTGGGGGATGGATCATTGTGGGCTATTTTAACTCCAGGACACACACCCTCACACATCTCTTTTCTAACAAATGGCTTGGAGGGGCCTATTTTTTTAACCATGGATGCTAGTTTCATACATGAAAACCTGGAATGCGGTGTTGCACCCTCTGATTACACATGGGACGTGGAAAAGGCACAAGAAACACTGGAGAAAATAATTGAATTTTTAAAGAGGTATCCTCAGGTGAGGGTGGGTGCGGGTCATGATGTTTTAAAATAAAATCATTTTAAGATTGCTTGAAAAATTAATTACAAGATTCATATCACTCTTTTTATTAAAGATAGATATTTTTTAACCTTTTTATAAAATTCAAAACCGATAATATAGGAAAAAAATAAGTATGAGGGGAATCTAATTCTTACCACTGGATGGCATATCTTGGACATTAAAGTTTCAACAGGGACTTATAAATAGACTTAAATCAAATAAATACATTTAGATTGATTAATTTAAAAAGAGGGGGATTTTCATGCTGAAAAATAGAAACTTATTGATAGGTCTTTTTGTAATAATCCTGGGGATTATGGTCATGGTATTTCCATTGATAGGTGTATTTGCTGCCAGTATTATTGATGGTATCATTTGTTTACTAATTAGCTTATGGATAATTTTACACGGTATTCAGGGTTGGAAAGTTAACAGGACAAGTTCTTCTGCCTTTTTAGTTTTAGGCATAATAGGGTTCACAATTGGATTTTTAATTATAGGTAATATTAATTTATACAGCTTTTTCTTTGGAATAACATTTTACCTGGCAGGGTTAATTCTTTTAATAGTAGGTATATTATTTATTTTAATGGGAGAAGACCGCAACATGAAACTTATAGGAGTTCTAGGGGTGATAGTTGGTATTCTATCTATTATTTTAGGCTATTATTCCATGAATCCTTTTTTCGTGGCGCTGGTCATTGGTTTTTTCCTCATTGTCTATGGGATACTAAAAATCATGAATAAGGTCTAATGGTTTTCTTTTTTATCATATAAACTAAGCAGGAGCTATATTTAATGGAAAGATATGTTAGATGCCAGTCTCAATATCAGGAAAATTAGGTTCAAAAAAAAGGATGGTGGGTCTATTTTTTATTTACCTTCGTGAAATTGCCCTTGGCAGATAAGCTGTAGCGGGTTATTGTTTGATTTTTTTTGGTTGGTCATATGGACAAAAATAACACAAATAAGATTTCTGATGATTCAGAGGAAGAAAAAAAGCTGAAGGACAAAATGGATAAACAGCTTTCTCCACGAAGATCTTTATTTCGAATTGTAATCGCTATTCTGGCTTTTCTATGGTTTTTGGCTGGTGGTTCTGCTCAAACTGTTTTATCTTTATCTGGTGGGGGATTGGGATTAGTGGGTGTTGTTTCTTTTCTAATAAGAAATCCAGTTTCATTTTTAATAATAGGGTTCATACAAGTGGCACTGGGCCTAATTTTTTATTTCTTTTTCTTTTCTTATTATTTCATGATAATATTCCATTTTATTTGGTCTATTAGATGGTTTTACGGTTATAAGATGTATCGAAAATTAAAAAGATAGCAATCAGTGATTATAATTTTTACTAATTTTGTTCTTTGAATCATTTTCAAATAATCTACAACATGAGCATCTGAACTTTTAAAATTTTTAAATTTTTTCAAAAGATCAATTTTCCTTTTATCTAAGAACTTCTGCACTAGGGCTGAGTTAAATAAGGTCTTAATTCCATAATAAGGTCCTATTCAAAAAAACCCGAATTAAAGGTTTTAAAACATTTTTGTATTCAAATTTTCGCTTTTTTAGAGCAATCAAGATTTTTATAATGTGCTAGAATTTAGTTTATAAAAAATTTAGTTTATAATAAACTATTGGAATATATTATTCATTGAAACGTGGTTTATAATTTAATTCAGCAAATTTAATGGTAAATTTTGTCCCATGACCACTATCAAGTTTTATTTCTCCATCTAACTGCCTAACTAAACTGTTAACCAACTGCAATCCTAAAGATTTCGTATTTTTAAAATCAATCGTTTTAGGAAAACCTATTCCATTATCTGCAATTATTAATTCAAATTTCTCACTTTTGGATTGGAGGGATACCACTATTTTACCTTTCATCCCAGGGGTGAATGCGTATTTGAGACTGTTAGATACAAGTTCATTTATAATAAGTCCGCAGGGAATGGCAGTTTCCATATTAAATGTTATATTTTCAATATCAATTATAGATTCAACTTCACCTTCTTTAATTGCATAGGAATAAAATAAATCACTTATTAAATTTTTAACATATCCTGGAACATTTATTTTAGTCAAATCCCTAGATTGATACAGTTTTTCATGCACCATTGCCATAGATTTAACCCGGTTTTGACTCTCCACCAGAACATTAACAGTTTCCTGTTCCTCAACGTATCCTTTTTGAAGGTTCAGCAGGCTAGAAATAATTTGCATATTATTCTTGACCCTATGATGAACCTCCTTTAGTAGGACTTCTTTTTCATGTAAGGATTCCTTCATTTTATTTTCAACTATCTTCCGATCTGTAATATCTCTACAGATAACTAAAATGAACGATAAGGTATTATTTTTTTTAATACTTGTTATTTTAATTTCAATCCACCGAATATTTCCATTTTTATCATAAATTAGGGATTCGTATGGTTTAACATCATCACCATTTAAAAACTTAGTAAACATGGAAGCATTGCACTTTAATTCTTCTGGAGGGAAAATTTTTAACTCCATGAAGTGTTTCCCTACAATTTCTTCTTTTGATAAACCAGTTATCTGTTTAGCAGCATTATTAACCTCCAGAATAATGCCCTTTAAGTTCAGGAGGATGGTATAATCAGGATCTGATTCAAAAAGGGTTCTGTATTTATCCTCACTTTCCTTTAATGCTTCTTCTGCTTTTTTTCGTTCAGTTATATCTCTAGTGATTCCAGAGATTCCGATAATATTTCCATTGTAGTCATGGAGGGGGTTTAAAACCACCTCATAGTCATGAATTTTACCATCAGGCATGATAGATGTGGTAAGAGAGGTAACAGTGGAGTTTGTTCTGTAAACTTTCTGGTGTAATTGATTCCATTCCTGGCACTGATCTTGGGGGAAACCGAGCTCTTCATGGGTTTTGCCAATAATTTCATCTTCTGAAATCATCATACTATCACAAAGACTTTTATTGGCACTGACAAATCTACCCTGCCGGTCATAACTGTAGATGAAATCATGACTGGAGTCGATAATCAGACGAAGCTGTTCTTCACTACGCCTCACAGTTTCCTGTGCGTTTTTACTGGCAGTGATATCGATAATACTTCCCTGAAGATAAGATAAATCTCCTTTTTCATCCCTAACTGCCCGGACATTGATCTTAATCCATATTACTGAACCATCCTTTTTTTTAATTTCCGTCTGGAAATCATTAACCTCGTCTTGATGCTTCAAAAGTTCAATTAAATTCTCACGATCTTGGGGGTGAACATAAAGATCTTTAATATTAGTAACAGAGCCAAT contains:
- a CDS encoding sodium:solute symporter family protein, yielding MDLLILSLVVLIYIMITGYVGYVAWRRTKSADDYLVAGRKTHPFIMALSYGATFISTAAIVGFGGVAANYGMGILWLVFLNIIVGIFIAFVFFGKRTRKMGHNLGALTFPEFLSKRFDSRFIQFFSGAVIFIGMPLYASVVLIGMARFVETTLQVDYNIALVVMAVIVALYVIFGGIRGVMYTDALQGSIMFFGMIFLLIAIYWILGGVTDANQALTNLVNVVPANATAAAKSTGFTGWTSMPAMGSPFWWTLVSSLILGVGIGVLSQPQLVVRFMTVKSNKELNRGVLIGGLFIFVITFGAYVVGALSNVYFFQTTGQTAVQVAGGNLDKVIPAFITAAMPLWFTYLFMVTLLSAAMSTLSAQFHVQGTALGRDVYETVLQKTGGSSVRVARMGIVIAVVIAVILGFILPASIVAVGTAIWFGITAAAFLAIYVAALYWKRATREGAIAGLVSGAVVSLIWLVFGFKKSAEALGVSKALIGQTTIITTLPWPTVDPMIVALPVAILMTIVVSLLTKPPEKEFLDKCFEGVDG
- a CDS encoding MBL fold metallo-hydrolase, with the protein product MKISVFPFEKNKINSWDEIFRNPCPVSLYTFKTGSVFINRKGALNPHHPHDRLVTDEKLEVPILVHWIHHEEMGDFLLDAGLDSSYINDPKGGLRGSSVDEFQLEMHENISYHISKHNINLQMVFLSHLHPDHAAGVRELPKNIPYVISKGEYQEYHPEIHGDFLEGLEELHEIDFSKASEIPPFDHCVDILGDGSLWAILTPGHTPSHISFLTNGLEGPIFLTMDASFIHENLECGVAPSDYTWDVEKAQETLEKIIEFLKRYPQVRVGAGHDVLK
- a CDS encoding DUF308 domain-containing protein is translated as MLKNRNLLIGLFVIILGIMVMVFPLIGVFAASIIDGIICLLISLWIILHGIQGWKVNRTSSSAFLVLGIIGFTIGFLIIGNINLYSFFFGITFYLAGLILLIVGILFILMGEDRNMKLIGVLGVIVGILSIILGYYSMNPFFVALVIGFFLIVYGILKIMNKV